Genomic window (Candidatus Eisenbacteria bacterium):
GCGCGCGCCGACCCGAGCGCGACCGCGAGCGCAGCGACCATCCATCGAAGGCGCGGCATCGCCCGGGGTTTACCCGGCCGACCGGCGAGGTGTAAGCAGGCGACAATCCACCCGCAGAAGGAGTCACCCATGCGCGCAGCCGTCTTCGAAGGAGTCCGCAAGCCCCTCGTCGTCCGCGAGATGCCCGATCCGACCTGCGCGCCCGACGGCGCCATCATCCGCGTCGAGGCGAACGGCATCTGTCGCACCGACTGGCACCTGTGGACGGGCGACTGGAGCTGGGTCGGCATCCAGCTTCCGACTCCGCACGTCTTCGGCCACGAGTTCTGTGGCGTGGTCGAGGAAGTCGGCGCGAACGTGCGCAACTGGAAGAAGGGCGACCGCGTCCTCGTGCCGTTCAGCCAGGGCGAGGGCACCTGCGAGTGGTGCCGCACCGGCCACCACAACGTGTGCGACACGCCGCTCGTGCCGGGCGTCGCATACTGGGGCGGCTTCGGGCGGCTCGTCGGCCTGCCCTACGCCGACGTCAACCTCGTGCGCCTGCCGGACGCCGTCGACTTCGTCTCGGCCGCCAGCATGGGCTGCCGCTACATGACGGCGTTCCACGGCGTCGTCGATCAGGCCTGCGTGCGGCCCGGCGAGTGGGTTGCCGTCCACGGCTGTGGCGGCGTCGGGCTCTCGGCGGTGCAGATCGCTTCCGCCATGGGGGCGCGCGTCATCGCCGTCGACGTGTCGGAGGAGAAGCTCGCCGCCGCCCGCGGCGAAGGCGCCGCGCACACGATCAACGCGTCGAAGGACGAGCCCATCGGTGCCATCATGGGCCTCACGAACGGCGGCGCGCACGTCTCGATCGACGCCCTCGGCGTGGCGGCGACCTGCCGCAACTCCGTCATGTGCGTCCGCAAACGCGGTCGCCACGTCCAGATCGGTCTCACCTCGAGTGCCGAGAAGGGCGAGATCTCGCTCCCGATCGACATCATCGTCCTGAAAGAGGTGCAGATCCTCGGCTCGATGGGCATGCAAGCCTCGCACTTCGGCGGCATGCTGCAGATGGTCGAAGCCGGCCGTCTCAACCCCGGCAAGCTCGTCCACCGCAAGATCAAGCTCGAGGAAGCGAGCGGCGTGCTCGAGTCGATGGACAAGTTCGGCACGCTCGGCGTCACGGTCATCGCCCAATATTAGTCGCCGACCCGAGCCACGGCTCGGGTCGGGCCCGAGGGTGGAGCGCGGCGAGCATCCTGTCATTGCCAGGGCGGGTGAGGGTGTCGGGTGGGGGTGCAGGCGATCTCCGCAGCGCGGTGGGTGGCGGCTGCGGGCGGGGCGGGGGTGCGCGAGGACCGTGAGCCGGCACTCCCACCCGGCGCCCTCACCCGCCCGCGCATGACGAGTCACGCCCGCTCGACGGCGAGCAGCGTCACCGGCTCGTCGAGCCCTTTCAGCATGCGCTTCCCGGCGGGTTCGAACCGGAGACGACTCCCGCTCGCCGCGGCCGCGACCTCGGCCGTCACGAGCATCTCGTTCGGCACCGCGAGCTGCGCGACGCGGGAGGCGAGGTTCACGATCGGGCCGTAGTAGTCGCCGCTGCGGACGAGCAGCTCGCCGACGGCGACGCCGCCGCGCGGCGTGACGGCGGGGTCGCCCTTGAATCGCTCGACGAGCGTGAGGGCGATGTCGCAGGCTGCGGCCGGATCGCGCACGACGAACATGACCTCGTCCCCGATGACCTTCACGAGGCGGCCGTCGAGCGCCGTCACCACGTCGTGGGCGGTCTCCTCGAAGCGCTCGACCACCTCCCCCAGCTCCTGGGTCGAGATGCGGTGCGAGAGCGTCGTGAACCCGACCATGTCGACGAAGCCGACGGCGAGGAGCGCCGTGTCGGCCGACTTGCGCGGACGCGCCAGACGCAGGCGCCGAATCGCCGACTCGACGTGGGCGCGGAAGAGGACGTGGATGATGCGCTCGACGACCTGCAGCGCTTCGATCGCGCGGAGGTTCTGCTGCGCGAACTCGAGCTCGGTGCCTCCCGCGGCCCGGATCGGGCCCTCGACGTTCACCTGGTACAGCGTGACCGCCGCCTCGGCCACGCGGCCCAGGGCCGACCCGATCGTGTGCGTGAACCGCCGCGTCGCCGTCTCGCCGAACAGCGTCCGCCCCACCGCGAACCCCGCGAACATCTGCACGTCGCCCTCGGAGTACACGGCTTCGTCGCGCGCGACGTTGAGACCGGCGGCGAGGCTCAACCCGAGCACCTGCTCGACCGGCACACCGGCACGCGCTGCGACCTCGTCCGCCGTGAAGCGACGGCCCGGACGCAGGGCGAGGTCGGCGGCGAGGCCGGTGAGCGAGGTCTCGCGCTGCGCGTGGACCATCTGCTCGATCGTGATGCCGCGCGCGGCGAGCCACTCGAGGAGCTCCTGGCGCTCGCTCGCGTTGGCGGCCTTGGGATCGTACAGGCCGGCGGCTTCGTAGGGAGCGACGTCCATGAACGCGCCGATACGACTCGCACGGGAGCAACGCAAGGTTGCCTCGCCGCCGGCCGCGTCGTAGGACACGCTCATCATGAGCGATCCCTATTTCCAGCGCCTGTTCGCCGAACGCATCGGCGGCGCGGGCTACGGCAAGGGCACCGACATCTACAAGTTCGAGAAGATCAAGCGCGCGAAGCGGCAGGCCCTGGCCGAGCATCCGGAGCGGACGCTCATCGACTTCGGGATCGGCGAGAACGACGGCATGGCGCCGGAGAACGTGCGCCGCGTGATGGTCGAGGAGATCTCCAAGCCCGAGAACCGCGGCTACGCCGACAACGGCATCCCCGCCTTCAAGGAGGCCGTCGCGCGCTACATGCAGCGCTTCTTCGGCGTGACCGTCGATCCGGCGACCGAGGTGAACCACTGCATCGGCTCGAAGCCGGCGCTCGCGATGGTTCCCGCCTGTTTCATCAACCCCGGCGACGTGACGCTCATGACCGTGCCCGGCTATCCGGTCGCCGGCACGCACACGAAGTACTACGGCGGCGAGGTTCATCGCCTGCCGCTCCTGCGGGAGAACCAGTTCTTCCCCGACCTCGACGGCATTCCCGCCGACGTCCGCCGGCGCGCCAAGCTGCTCGTCCTGAACTACCCGAACAGCCCGACGGGCCGCGTCGCGACGGTCGACTTCTACCGCAAGGTGGTCGACTTCGCGCGCAAGAACGACGTCGTCGTCGTGCAGGATGCGGCACACACCTGCCTCACCTTCGAGGGCGCGCCCCTCTCGTTCCTGGCGGTGCCCGGCGCCAGGGAGGTCGGGATCGAGATCCACTCGCTTTCCAAGGGCTTCGACATGATCGGCTGGCGCATCGGCTGGTTCTGCGGCCACCCGCGCCTCGTCCAGGCGCTCGCCGACGTGAAGGACAACAGCGACTCCGGACAGTTCATCGCCATCCAGAAGGCGGCGATCGCGGCGCTCGACGACCCGTCGATTCCCGTCCGCACGAAGACGAAGTACGAGCGGCGGCTCCGCAAGCTCGTCGCGATGCTCGGGCGCTGCGGCTTCACTTGCGAGATGCCCGGCGGCTCCTACTTCCTGTACACCCCGTCGCCGAAGGGCACCGCCGGCGGCCTGCGCTTCGAGGACGCCGAGGCGGCGAGCCAGTTCCTCATCCGCGAGCATTCGATCGTCGTGGTGCCCTGGGACGACGCGGGACCGCACCTGCGCTTCTCGGTCACCTACGAAGCGGCGGACGAGCGGGCGGAGGACGCGCTCATGGCCGCGGCCGAGGAGCGCTTGAAGCAGATCCGCCCGGTCTTCTGAGCATGGACTCGCGACACCTCGTGCGCGAGCAGTTCGGGCGGTCGGCGCGCGCCTACGCGACGAGCGACGTGCACGCGCGCGGCGACAGCCTCACGATCCTCCTCGAGTTCCTCGCGCCGGCCGCCACCTGGCAGGCGCTCGACGTCGCGACCGGCGCCGGGCACACCGCTTGCGCGATCGCGCCGCACGTCGCGCACGTGGTCGCGACCGACATCACCCCGGAGATGCTCGCCGAGACGGCGCGCCTCGCGCGCGAGCGCGAGCTCGCGAACGTCGACACGCGCCTGGCCGACGCCGAAGCCCTGCCCTTCGCGGACGCCAGCTTCGACCTCGTCACATGCCGGCTCGCCTTCCACCACTTCCCCCATCCCGCGACGGCGATGCGGGAGTTCGCCCGGGTGCTGCGGCCGCAGGGCACGCTCGGGTTCGCCGACAACATCGCGGTCGAAGATCCCGCCGGTGCGCGGGCCTACAACGACTACGAGCGGCTGCGCGATCCGTCGCACCACGAGGTGTTGCCGTTCTCGCGCCTGGTCGCGCTCGTCGAGTCCGCGGGCCTGCACGTCGAAGCCACGCGCACCTTCGCGAAGGAGTTCGAGTTCGGGCCGTGGGCCGACCGCATGCACGTCGGCGACGCGGACAAGGCGCACCTGCTCCAGATGCTGCGCGACCTGCCGGCGTCGGCGCGGCCGCTCCTGGCGCCGCGCTTCGCGGACGACGGCACGGCCTGGTTCTCGCTGTGGGAGACGGCGCTGGTCGCGCGGCGTCTCGAGTGAGCGGGGGCGGGGCTCAAGCCGCGGACAGCAGCCCGATCTGCTTCAGCTGCTCGACGACCGCCGCCTTCGCGAACGGCTTCATGATGTAGGCGTCGACGCCGGCGCCGAGCGCCTTCACGACGCGCGTCATCTCGGTCTCGGTCGTCACCATGACGAGGCGCAGCGCGTCGAACTCGCGCTCGGCGCGCACGGCCTGCACGAACTCGAACCCGTTCATCTCTGGCATGTTCCAGTCGACGAGCGCCAGGTCGGTGCAGCCGATCTCGTGCAGGCGCTCGAGGGCCTCGCGACCGTTGTCGGCCTCGAACACCTCGAAGCCGAGCTCGGCGAGAATGCGTCCGAGGACCGCACGCATGGCCCTGGAATCGTCGATGATGATCGCTCGCATCGTTGGCACCTCAACTCGCCGAGGCGGTCCGAATGATGACGACCGCCAGTGGCTCACCTTCGCAGTCGAAAAAGACCCGGGAGAGCATCAGGCTGCCGGGCTGGCGCGGCACGGTCGATCCGCTCCACACCGACGGCATCGAGAGCTCGCACGGACCGGGGAGCACCTCCATCAGGTTGCCGCCGGTGACGTTCGCGAGCTCGCGCAGCGCGTCCTCGGCCTGCGCCGCACTGATGGCGGTGCGGTCGAGCGCGAACATGATGGCGGCGGCCCGGTGCGCGAGCTCGGACGAGCACTGCACGCGGACCTCGCCGTCCCACGCGCCGCTGATGCGAACCGTCCCTGCCCACGCGTCGTCGACGCCGGACGCCGGCGGCGCCGGCAGCCGCTGGACGTCGAGCCCGAGCAGCGTCGACCAGACGGTCTCGACCACCTGCTGGATCGAGTTCGTGAGCGGGGCACTCATGCTTCCAACCGCTTCGAAGCAACCGTCGTGCCGCGCATCCCCTGCCCGCGCCGCGCGGAATGTGGCAATGCCGCAATCCGGATCCCTGACCCGCCCGCCAAGCGAATGACGGGGGCGGCACGCCCACCACGCCGCTTCTGGTCGAAAACGCAGCGCCGACGCGGCACGACTCTTGCCTTTGGGGGGGTCGAGCATGGATCCCGTGGTGGAGATCTTCTTCGAGGAGGCGGCCGAGCTGCTCGCCGACTTCGAGGCCGGGCTGCTCGAGCTCGAGGAGTCGCACGGGGACGCCGAGCTCCTCAACCGCATCTTCCGCGCCGCCCATACGATCAAGGGCAACGCGGGCATGCTCGGGTTCGAGGAACTCGCCCGCTTCACCCACGGGCTCGAGTTCCTTCTCGAGCAGATCCGCAGCGGCGCACGCTCGGTCACCACGGACGTCATCGAGGCCCTGCTGTCGGCCGCCGACGTCGTGCGCCGGATGCTGCGCACGCAGCAGACCGGCGCCGAGCCGAGCACGACCGAGATCGAGGTCGCGCAGGCGGTCCTCGATCGCCTGCAGGCCGCACCGGTCACCCACGGCCAGGTGGCGACCGCCGATCGGCACCATCCGAAGGCGTCGGCGCGTCCGACCGCGGGCGCGCAGATCACCAGCATCCGCGTCCCCATCGCCAAGGTCGACCGCTTGATCAATCTCGTGAGCGAGCTCGTCACCACGCAGTCGATCGTCGCACAGGGCGTCGCCAACTTCTCGCCCGACCGGCTGGCCGCGCTCGCCGAATCGGTCGCCCAGATGGACCGGCACGCGCGCGCCCTGCACGAGCACGTGCTCGCCGTCCGCATGATTCCCGTTCGATCGCTGTTCGCGAGCTTTCCGCGCCTGGTGCGCGACGTCGCCGCGGCGCTCGACAAGGAGGCGGTGCTCGAGATCTCGGGCGAGGACACGGAGCTCGACCGGACCGTCATCGAGCGGATCGGCGATCCGCTGACGCACCTGATCCGCAACGCCGTGGACCACGGCCTCGAGCCGCCCGAGGAGCGCACGGCGGCCGGCAAACCCGCCGCGGGCCGCATCCGCCTGAACGCCTACCAACAGGGCGGCAACATCTACATCGAGGTCTCCGACGACGGGCGCGGCCTCGACCGCGACCGCATCGTCGCCAAGGCGGAGCGGCACGGCCTCATCGCCCCCGGCCACCAGGCCACCGACGCCGAGGTCTGGGCACTCATCTTCCAGCCCGGGTTCTCGACTGCGGAGGCGGTGACGCAGGTTTCCGGCCGTGGCGTCGGCATGGACGTGGTGCGCGAGAACGTCGAAGCGCTCGGCGGGATCATCACCATCGACACCGAGTCCGGCCGCGGCACGAGCTTCCGCATCAAGCTGCCGCTCACGCTGGCGATCCTCGACGGCCAGGCCATCCGGGTCGGCTCGCAGGAGTACATCATTCCCCTGGTCGCCATCCGGGAGACCATTCGCCCGGAGCGCGGCAGCGTGCACACGGTCGGCCCCGGCGCCGAGCTGGTGGTGGTGCACGGCAAGCCCCTCCCCGTCCTGCGGCTCCACCGCGTGTTCGGTGTGACGCCCGGGACCGAGGATCCAGCGAGGGGATTGCTCATGATCGTCGAGTACGACGGCCGTCTGGCCGCGTTGCTCGTCGACGAGCTGCTCAGCCAGCAGCAGGTCGTGATCAAGAGCCTCGAGGCCAACTTCATCAAGGTCGACGGCGTCGCCGGCGCCACGATCCTGGGAGACGGCCGCGTCGCGCTGATCCTCGACGTCGCGGGTCTGATCGCGCTCGCCAACACCGACTCGGCCCGGCTGCGGGCCGTTGCCTGACAAGGAGCGAGGAATGAGGCAGGGCATTGGGAACTGGACCATCCGGACGAAGCTGCTCTTGAGCTTCGTCGTGGTCGGCGCGCTCGTCGCCGTCGTCGGGCTGCTCGCCAGCCGGCGGGTCGACGCCATCGGCAACGCCCTGCAGGAGATCGTCCAGGGCAACCAGGAGATGGCGCAGCAGAGCCGCCTGCGCACCGGCATGCTGCAGCAGATCGAGGCCGAGAAGAACTATCTCCTCTCCGGCTACGGCAAGTACGTCGACGTCCACCGCAAGCTCGCCCACGAGAACGACGAGCTCTTGAAGGCGCTCCAGACGTCCGCGGACGGTGACGACGAGAAGGCCACGACGCTGCGCGCGCTCGCGGGCTCGTACAACGAATACAAGGAGAGCTTCGACCAGGTCCAGCAGATGATCGCCGATCAGAAGACCGACGCGGCGATCTTCCACTCGACGACCCGCTCGGGCGCGATCGCCGAGAAGCTCATCAGCCTCTCGGACGAGCTGCGGGACCGGCACGAGGCGCGCGACCAGCTCGCGGCGGCGGAGGCGCGCGAGACCGTGCGGAGCGCCCACGTCTTCATGATCTCGGTCTCGATCATCGCGATGGCGCTCGCCATCGCGTTCGGCTACCTGACGAGCCGCCTCGTCACGCGTCCCGTGCAGGAGACCTGCGCGCTGCTGCAGGAGCTCGCCCAGGGCGACGGCGATCTCACCCGGCGCCTGCCCGCCGACCGCGACGACGAGATCGGCCAGATGGCGCGCTGGTTCAACACGTTCGTCGAGAAGCTCCATGGCATCGTCGCGCAGGTGGCCGAATCCGCGGAGTGGACCGGCGCGACGGCCCAGCAGCTCGCCACGGCGAGCCAGCAGCTCTCGAGCGGCGCGCAGGAGCAGGCCTCGAGCCTCGAGGAGACGGCGGCGAGCCTCGAGCAGATCACCGCCACCGTCAAGCAGAACGCCGACAACGCGCGGCAGGCGAACCAGCTCGCGACGGCCTCGCGCGAGACGGCCGACAAGGGACGGCAGGTCGTCACCTCGGCGGTGGGCGCCATGGGCGAGATCAACCACGCCGCCCGGCAGATCGCCGACATCATCAACGTGATCGACGAGATCGCGTTCCAGACGAACCTCCTGGCGCTCAACGCCGCGGTCGAAGCCGCGCGTGCCGGCGAGCAGGGGCGCGGCTTCGCCGTCGTCGCGGCCGAGGTCCGCAACCTCGCGCAGCGCTCGGCCACGGCGGCCAAGGAGATCAAGGGCCTCATCCAGGACTCCGCCACGAAGGTGGAGACGGGCTCCGGCCTCGTCGACACTTCGGGCCGTACGCTCGAGGAGATCGTCGTCTCCGTGCGACGCGTGACCGACATCATCGCCGAGATCAGCGCCGCCTCGCAGGAGCAGTCCCAAGGCATCGACCAGGTGAACCGCGCCGTCGCGCAGATGGACAACGTCACGCAGGCGACCGCGGCGCAGACCGAGCAGGTGTCGGCGACCGCCCAGTCGCTCGCCGCGCAAGCCGAGCAGCTCCAGGTGCTGGTCGGACGCTTCAAGCTCGGGTCTACGCGGGCGCGAGCGGTCGAAGCCACCGGGAGCGCGCCGGCGACGCCCGAGCTCGCATCCGCCCTGCCCCCCACCGCCCCGCCGTCGCGTATGCCGGCGCCCGCGGCGGACGTGAAGGGCTGGGCGGCCAGCCTCGACTCGGACTTCGAGGAGTTCTGAGGGCGCCATGGCTCGACTCGATCCGCTCCACAATCTCGGTTCCTCCGCCGCCGACGGCGTCCAGTACCTCACCTTCTCGCTCGGTGCCGAGGAGTACGGTGTCGAGATCCTGAAGGTGCAGGAGATCAAGGGCTACACGACGATCACGCCCATCCCGAGCACGCCACCGTACGTGAAGGGCGTCATGAACCTGCGCGGCACGATCGTCCCGGTCGTCGACCTGCGTCTGCGGCTCGGCATGCCCGCGGCCGAGTGCACGCCGTTCACGGTCATCATCGTGATGGCGGTCGGCACCAAGGTGGTGGGCGCGATCGTCGACAGCGTCTCGGACGTCGTCGACGTGCCGCGCGACGACATCCAGACGACGCCCCACTTCGGTAGCGGCGTGGACGTCCGCTACATCGCGGGCATCGCGCAGACGGGCGAGAAGCTGATCGTCCTGCTCGACGTCGACGCCGTGCTCCGCAGCGAGGAGTTGCCAGCGCCCCTTCCCGCCTCGTGATCGGCCGGCCCGCATGATGCCCGACGCGCCCACGCAGCCGAGCAGCATGACCGGCCTGGAGTTCCAGGTCTTCCGGGATCTCGTGCATCGCGAGACGGGCATCGCCCTCGGACCCCACAAGCGCACGCTGCTCGAAGCGCGGCTTACCAAGCGGCTGCGGGCGCTGCGCCTGCCGTCGTTCAGCGCCTACCTCGAGGTGCTGCGCCGGCACGACCCCCAGGGCGAGGAGCGCACGCGGTTCGTGAACGCCATCACGACGAACGAGACGGCCTTCTTCCGCGAGCAGGTCCATTTCACCTACCTCGCGTCCGAGTGGCTCCCGGCGCGCCGCGCGCGCGCGTCGGCGACCGGCGACCGCACGATCCGCATCTGGGCCGCGGCCTGCAGCACGGGCGAGGAGCCGTACTCGATCGCCATGACGATCCTCGCCGGCATGGACACCCTCGCCTGGGACGTGCGGATCCTCGCCTCCGACATCGACACCGACGTCCTCGACCGCGCCGCCGCAGGCGTCTACACGAACGATGCGGCGGCCGTCGTGCCGACGCCGCTGCTCCATCGCTTCTTCCTGCGCGGGGTCGGGCCGCGCAGCGGGATGGTCCGCGTCCGCCCCGAGGTGCGGTCGCTCGTCACGTTCCGCCACATCAACCTGCTCGAAACGCCCTGGCCGATCCGCTCGCGCTTCGACCTGATCTTCTGCCGCAACGTGCTCATGTACTTCGACCGGCCGACCCAGATCCAGATCGTCACGCGCCTGGCACAGCACCTGGTTCCGGGCGGGCTGCTCGCGCTGGGGCACGCCGAGAACCTCCTCGGTCTCGCGACCGACATGCGGCGCGTGACCAGCACCATCTATCGGCACGCCGAGGCGCCTCCCGCATGAGGCGCGCCATGGAGACGTCATGCCATCAACCATCCTGATCGTCGACGATTCGACCACGATCCGCGCCATGGTACGGCGCGCGCTCGAAGAGGATCGCCACGAGGTGCTGGAGGCCTCGCACGGGGCTGCGGCGCTCGCCGCGCTCGAGCAGGCGAACGCCGACCTCGTCATCACGGACCTCTTGATGCCCGGCATGGACGGCCTCGCCTTGACGCGCGCGCTGCGTGCGAGCGAGCGCTTCCGCGCCACGCCGATCCTGGTCCTGACCACCGAGGGCGGCGGCTCGATGAAGGAGCAAGGCCGCGCCGCGGGCGCGACCGGATGGCTCGTGAAGCCCTTCCAACCCGACGTCCTCCGGCAGACGGTCCGGCGCGTCCTCGAGCAGCGCGCGTGACGTACGAGAAGATCATCACCCTGCACGTGGGCGGCGTCCACGCATCGGCCGAGCCGACCGTCATCAAGACGCTGCTCGGATCGTGCATCGCCGTCTGCCTGTGGGATCCGCGGGCGCGGATCGGGGGCATGAACCACTTCATGCTGCCCGAGGGTCGTGGCGACGGCTCGATCGAAGACGCGACCCGTTTCGGCGTGCATGCCATGGA
Coding sequences:
- a CDS encoding chemotaxis protein CheW; the encoded protein is MARLDPLHNLGSSAADGVQYLTFSLGAEEYGVEILKVQEIKGYTTITPIPSTPPYVKGVMNLRGTIVPVVDLRLRLGMPAAECTPFTVIIVMAVGTKVVGAIVDSVSDVVDVPRDDIQTTPHFGSGVDVRYIAGIAQTGEKLIVLLDVDAVLRSEELPAPLPAS
- a CDS encoding adenylate/guanylate cyclase domain-containing protein, yielding MMSVSYDAAGGEATLRCSRASRIGAFMDVAPYEAAGLYDPKAANASERQELLEWLAARGITIEQMVHAQRETSLTGLAADLALRPGRRFTADEVAARAGVPVEQVLGLSLAAGLNVARDEAVYSEGDVQMFAGFAVGRTLFGETATRRFTHTIGSALGRVAEAAVTLYQVNVEGPIRAAGGTELEFAQQNLRAIEALQVVERIIHVLFRAHVESAIRRLRLARPRKSADTALLAVGFVDMVGFTTLSHRISTQELGEVVERFEETAHDVVTALDGRLVKVIGDEVMFVVRDPAAACDIALTLVERFKGDPAVTPRGGVAVGELLVRSGDYYGPIVNLASRVAQLAVPNEMLVTAEVAAAASGSRLRFEPAGKRMLKGLDEPVTLLAVERA
- a CDS encoding zinc-dependent alcohol dehydrogenase family protein, translating into MRAAVFEGVRKPLVVREMPDPTCAPDGAIIRVEANGICRTDWHLWTGDWSWVGIQLPTPHVFGHEFCGVVEEVGANVRNWKKGDRVLVPFSQGEGTCEWCRTGHHNVCDTPLVPGVAYWGGFGRLVGLPYADVNLVRLPDAVDFVSAASMGCRYMTAFHGVVDQACVRPGEWVAVHGCGGVGLSAVQIASAMGARVIAVDVSEEKLAAARGEGAAHTINASKDEPIGAIMGLTNGGAHVSIDALGVAATCRNSVMCVRKRGRHVQIGLTSSAEKGEISLPIDIIVLKEVQILGSMGMQASHFGGMLQMVEAGRLNPGKLVHRKIKLEEASGVLESMDKFGTLGVTVIAQY
- a CDS encoding response regulator, giving the protein MPSTILIVDDSTTIRAMVRRALEEDRHEVLEASHGAAALAALEQANADLVITDLLMPGMDGLALTRALRASERFRATPILVLTTEGGGSMKEQGRAAGATGWLVKPFQPDVLRQTVRRVLEQRA
- a CDS encoding methyltransferase domain-containing protein; translation: MDSRHLVREQFGRSARAYATSDVHARGDSLTILLEFLAPAATWQALDVATGAGHTACAIAPHVAHVVATDITPEMLAETARLARERELANVDTRLADAEALPFADASFDLVTCRLAFHHFPHPATAMREFARVLRPQGTLGFADNIAVEDPAGARAYNDYERLRDPSHHEVLPFSRLVALVESAGLHVEATRTFAKEFEFGPWADRMHVGDADKAHLLQMLRDLPASARPLLAPRFADDGTAWFSLWETALVARRLE
- a CDS encoding LL-diaminopimelate aminotransferase, translating into MSDPYFQRLFAERIGGAGYGKGTDIYKFEKIKRAKRQALAEHPERTLIDFGIGENDGMAPENVRRVMVEEISKPENRGYADNGIPAFKEAVARYMQRFFGVTVDPATEVNHCIGSKPALAMVPACFINPGDVTLMTVPGYPVAGTHTKYYGGEVHRLPLLRENQFFPDLDGIPADVRRRAKLLVLNYPNSPTGRVATVDFYRKVVDFARKNDVVVVQDAAHTCLTFEGAPLSFLAVPGAREVGIEIHSLSKGFDMIGWRIGWFCGHPRLVQALADVKDNSDSGQFIAIQKAAIAALDDPSIPVRTKTKYERRLRKLVAMLGRCGFTCEMPGGSYFLYTPSPKGTAGGLRFEDAEAASQFLIREHSIVVVPWDDAGPHLRFSVTYEAADERAEDALMAAAEERLKQIRPVF
- a CDS encoding protein-glutamate O-methyltransferase CheR — encoded protein: MPDAPTQPSSMTGLEFQVFRDLVHRETGIALGPHKRTLLEARLTKRLRALRLPSFSAYLEVLRRHDPQGEERTRFVNAITTNETAFFREQVHFTYLASEWLPARRARASATGDRTIRIWAAACSTGEEPYSIAMTILAGMDTLAWDVRILASDIDTDVLDRAAAGVYTNDAAAVVPTPLLHRFFLRGVGPRSGMVRVRPEVRSLVTFRHINLLETPWPIRSRFDLIFCRNVLMYFDRPTQIQIVTRLAQHLVPGGLLALGHAENLLGLATDMRRVTSTIYRHAEAPPA
- a CDS encoding chemotaxis protein CheA; its protein translation is MDPVVEIFFEEAAELLADFEAGLLELEESHGDAELLNRIFRAAHTIKGNAGMLGFEELARFTHGLEFLLEQIRSGARSVTTDVIEALLSAADVVRRMLRTQQTGAEPSTTEIEVAQAVLDRLQAAPVTHGQVATADRHHPKASARPTAGAQITSIRVPIAKVDRLINLVSELVTTQSIVAQGVANFSPDRLAALAESVAQMDRHARALHEHVLAVRMIPVRSLFASFPRLVRDVAAALDKEAVLEISGEDTELDRTVIERIGDPLTHLIRNAVDHGLEPPEERTAAGKPAAGRIRLNAYQQGGNIYIEVSDDGRGLDRDRIVAKAERHGLIAPGHQATDAEVWALIFQPGFSTAEAVTQVSGRGVGMDVVRENVEALGGIITIDTESGRGTSFRIKLPLTLAILDGQAIRVGSQEYIIPLVAIRETIRPERGSVHTVGPGAELVVVHGKPLPVLRLHRVFGVTPGTEDPARGLLMIVEYDGRLAALLVDELLSQQQVVIKSLEANFIKVDGVAGATILGDGRVALILDVAGLIALANTDSARLRAVA
- a CDS encoding methyl-accepting chemotaxis protein; translated protein: MRQGIGNWTIRTKLLLSFVVVGALVAVVGLLASRRVDAIGNALQEIVQGNQEMAQQSRLRTGMLQQIEAEKNYLLSGYGKYVDVHRKLAHENDELLKALQTSADGDDEKATTLRALAGSYNEYKESFDQVQQMIADQKTDAAIFHSTTRSGAIAEKLISLSDELRDRHEARDQLAAAEARETVRSAHVFMISVSIIAMALAIAFGYLTSRLVTRPVQETCALLQELAQGDGDLTRRLPADRDDEIGQMARWFNTFVEKLHGIVAQVAESAEWTGATAQQLATASQQLSSGAQEQASSLEETAASLEQITATVKQNADNARQANQLATASRETADKGRQVVTSAVGAMGEINHAARQIADIINVIDEIAFQTNLLALNAAVEAARAGEQGRGFAVVAAEVRNLAQRSATAAKEIKGLIQDSATKVETGSGLVDTSGRTLEEIVVSVRRVTDIIAEISAASQEQSQGIDQVNRAVAQMDNVTQATAAQTEQVSATAQSLAAQAEQLQVLVGRFKLGSTRARAVEATGSAPATPELASALPPTAPPSRMPAPAADVKGWAASLDSDFEEF
- a CDS encoding response regulator, whose product is MRAIIIDDSRAMRAVLGRILAELGFEVFEADNGREALERLHEIGCTDLALVDWNMPEMNGFEFVQAVRAEREFDALRLVMVTTETEMTRVVKALGAGVDAYIMKPFAKAAVVEQLKQIGLLSAA
- a CDS encoding chemotaxis protein CheX, whose product is MSAPLTNSIQQVVETVWSTLLGLDVQRLPAPPASGVDDAWAGTVRISGAWDGEVRVQCSSELAHRAAAIMFALDRTAISAAQAEDALRELANVTGGNLMEVLPGPCELSMPSVWSGSTVPRQPGSLMLSRVFFDCEGEPLAVVIIRTASAS